Proteins found in one Desulfobacterales bacterium genomic segment:
- a CDS encoding PilZ domain-containing protein, translating into MAEKVFIDFKNVAAFACPECGKSWKKDLTPLMDRINNNGDPMKFKYPCGHSFSVIFDKRRHLRKAAELTGAFVHERSQRRGIIEVKNISKSGIGFDLNSKQFMHVGDRLALKFNLDDLEMSFVYEEGIVKKIEGNYVGVEFCEFRHREALEAYVSD; encoded by the coding sequence AAAAAGTCTTTATCGATTTTAAAAATGTTGCTGCGTTTGCGTGTCCGGAGTGCGGAAAGTCATGGAAAAAGGATTTGACCCCCCTGATGGACCGCATCAATAACAACGGGGATCCCATGAAATTCAAATACCCCTGCGGCCACTCATTTTCTGTCATTTTTGACAAACGCAGGCACCTTAGAAAAGCCGCGGAGTTAACCGGCGCATTTGTCCATGAAAGAAGCCAGCGTAGGGGTATCATCGAAGTTAAAAATATTTCAAAGTCCGGGATCGGATTCGATCTGAATTCAAAACAATTCATGCATGTGGGTGATCGGTTGGCACTGAAGTTTAATCTGGATGATCTTGAAATGTCTTTTGTGTACGAAGAAGGCATCGTGAAAAAAATAGAGGGCAACTATGTGGGGGTGGAGTTTTGTGAATTCAGACATAGAGAGGCCCTCGAAGCATATGTGTCTGATTGA